AGACGGCGCAGATGATGGAAACGAGTGGTACGGCAAATAGGGAGAAGTCAGAATTCTAAAGACGCTTTCCGCATTTCAAAACTGCGCCGTCAACTGAAATCCGAACGTCACGCGCGCAGTATCGAAATCTTTTGGCTTGTACACCGGCGTGCCCGCAAAGAGATCGTACGCATAGGCGCCGAAGCGCGTCTGCACTGAGCCGCGCACACCAATCACAGCGCCGGCAAGCTGAGTGCCCGCAAGAAACTCGGTGCTCGGTCCATACAGATGTCCGTAGTCGAGGCCGACGTATAACGACTGCCCTGTCTGCGCGATCGGCACCTGCAGCTCGTTACGCCAGTAAAAGCCGCGTTCGGCCGCGAGCATCGTTTCGCCGTCGAAACCGCGCACCGTGTAGCGGCTGCCGATCGCGAGATCATCGATATAGAACAGCAAGTCGTTCGTGTACTGGCCGTGCACGGTTGTGACATAGCGCAGGTTCTGGCTCGCGACGGAGAATGGCACCGATAGGTTCGCGTCGAGCACCGCCATGTGATAGCGGTATGTCGGACCACCTTCAGGTGAAGTATCGGGCGTTGCGCCGAGCCAGCCGATCCCCTGCCTGTAAGCGAGCGTCCCGTCGAACTGTGCCGCACCGAAATAATGACGATCGGTCACACCGGCCTCGACGAATGTGTTGTCGCGGCGCTGCTGCTCGATTTCCGTGTCGTCGATAAAGCTCGCGCCCCAGCGTTTCGTCAGCTGGAACTCGACACCGAATACATCGTTCTGCGTGCGGCTCAGCACGCGCTGCAGCTTCGCGCCGAGCGTCTGCTGATTACCGCTCGAGACGAAGGTCTGATTTACGCCGGCGATCTGCTGGTAGTAGGTGTTTGCGTTGCCGGATACGGTGGCGGTCCAGTAGCCCCACGGCACCGAATAGAAGCTGTTGAAGCCGTGCGAGCCGAGTCCCTTGTCGCCGAATTCGAGATCCTGATTGGCGCCGATGTTGAAGAGGTCGTTCAGACCGAGCGGGTTGTCGATGCCGAGCGAGAGATTGCCTTGCAGCTTGCCGGTCGCGCGCTGTCCGGAGTTGTCGACGGATGCGACGACGGTCCATGGTTTCGTGCGCTTGACGCTGATGACCACATCGCTTTCGCTCGGGACGTTGGCCGGTTCGATCTTCATGTCGACATCCTGGCTCGGGACGCGCTTCATCTGCTCAAGGCCTTGCTCGAGATCGCGAAGGTTCAGGACGTCACCGCCGCGAGCGGGGAAGGCTGATTTCCATGTGCCGCGGGTGTTAGGGTCGGCGTAGCGGAGTTCGCGGATCACGCCTGGGATGAGCGACAGATGCAATGTGCCTTGCGCCAGGTCTTGCTCGGGGATCAGTACGCGCGTCGTGACGTAGCCTCGATTCAGGATCCGTTGCGATAGGCCTTTGACGATGAGTTCGACACCTTGTTTACCGATGCATTGGCCGCTGTAGTGGTCGAGCCATTCGCGGGCGAAGGCGAAGCGATCTTGTGGCAGTGCGGATGCGCCTTGGGCGCGGACTTCGTCCGGTAACGTGGGTGGGACGTCGAGTGCGAATGATTTGACTTCGAAGCAAGGGTGTTCGATTGGTAGCTTTGGATAAGGCTCGGCCGATGGGGCGGTGGAGCGTACCGTAGGCGCGTTTAGTGTGCGTTCGCGCTCGGCCGCTTCGCGCTGCTGGTCGATTAGCTGCTGCGGCTGGACGGTGCTGCGGGCGGCGTTGGCGAGGTCGGGCGGTGGCGGTGGCGTTTGTGCGAATGCGCCAACTGAAACTACGGTAAGTCCGGCGGACAGCATTGCTGCGATGTGTGGCGACTGCATTGTTTTCGTTCTCTATCGTGCGCTTATCTGATGCTCATCATCCCGTTGACTACGAGCTTCCTCGCTGCGCTAGTTACCCGGAAGAAAAGGCGCGTTGACGTTAAACACGCCCAGCCCAACGTATCCAGGCGGCTCTGGCGCGAGCTCGATGTCCTTCCCCACCCTCCAGGAGGCAGCCGCTGCTTTTGCCTGCCTAATCTGATCGCGAGTGAGATAAACAGCATTCTGAGGTAGCGTCTTTTTGGCGAACTCATACCCGCGTGTCGCAGAGAGAGTCTCCCAAGCGTAGCCTCGACGCAAGTCCTTCTGGACGCCGGAGCCAGTCATGTAAGCCCAACCGAGTTCGAACTGTGCGTCGCTGACACCCGCGATTGCGGCTGGCTTCAGCCATCTAGCCGCCAGCACGTAGTCCTTAGGCACACGTGTGCCGTGCTGATAAAGCGACCCGTACAATGCTTGCGCATTCGCGCTACCGCGCTCTGCCGCGAACCGTATCCAGTCAAGACCTTCCCGGTCGTTCCGTGCGACGCCTTCGCCCAGCAGCAGCATTCGACCTGTTTTAACCTGCGCATCAGGGTTGCCATGTTCGGCTGCCTTTCGATACCAGACATATGCAGTCGTCGTATTCTTCTCGACACCGGCTCCGCGCTCGTACAAAAACCCGACGCCCGATTCTCCGACGGCAATGCCTAGTGCGGCAGCGCGCCGGTACCAGTCCATGGCGGCCTTATAGTCCGGTTTACCGTCGATGCCCTTATACAGCAGCCCCGCAAGCTCGGCGAACGCATTTGGCTCGCCTGCATCCGCGGCCTTGCGAAACCAGCCAAGCGCTATTGACTCGTTTATCGCGACGCCATACCCGCGCTCATAGCAGCGCCCCAAATTTGTGTATCCATAGGGAACGTTGGCATCAGCCGCTTTGCGATAGTGAAGCAGCGCACGATCATAGTCGATCGGCACCCCAGGGGCACCAGACTCGTAGACTGCGCCGATATTGTTTTCTGCGGTGACTGCGCCCAGTGCTCGAGCTTTCTCAAAGAACTTGAGTGCTTGCGCAGCGTCTCGTGAAACACCGGTTCCATTCAGATACATTGAACCCAGATTATTAGCCGCAGTAGCGTCTTTGTCCGCCGCGAGACTAAGCCAATGCATTGCCTGCGCATTGTCACGCGGAACGCCTAGTCCCCACGTATACAGCACGCCGAGTCCGGCCTGAGCGAGGGGCTGTCCCCGCTCGGCATACTTGCGAAAGACAGCGACTGCATTCGGATATTTCTCTCTATCCGTCTGGCCGAACATATACCATGAGGCGAGACCAATTTCGCCTTCCTCCGCCCCTACATCGGCTGCACGCTTGAATAGAGTGAAAGCACCGGCTGTATCGCGCGGCATACCGACTCCGTACATCATCATCGTGCCGAGATCGGCTTGAGCGCGCGGATCCCCTGCGGACGCAAGACTGCGCAATTCCGTAGCGGCATCGGCAACTCGATATTCCAGAAGCGCTCGCTCGGCGGACTCGACATCGGCGTGTGCGAATCGAGTTCCAACCGCCGAGCAAAGCACAAAAGAAATAGCAACGCTCTGACTAACAAAGCGGTAGATGGTCGATCTATGCATAGCCTTGAAAGGGTGATTAAAATTCATACGACGCACGAAGCGTTCATGAAAAATCAGGAAGATTCAAGGTTGCGCGCGGAGGTCTGGATCCGCGTATAAATTGATCTGCAATACCAATGACAAAAAAAACCATCATTAATGCACCACTCCATAGAATTGAAAAGACATGAGCAGGTGCACCAGGTAGATTTGCGAGCGGTTGCCAGTAAGGTAAATAGCCAATCAAGGCATTTGCCATTGCAGCAGCAGAAACGCCGAGCGCGATGCCTGCGCGCCAGCGGCGGCTCTCTCTGGGCGAAAGCACAAGGCCGGCTGCAAGTAAAACGGCGCTGACCGGAAAATCAAGCAAGCTCGGAACTTTGTACTGGAAAAATACATCCACTCCTCCGCCGACAAAGGACGCAACATAGGCACGGTAGAGAAGCGCTGCGGCGCCGATCAGACATGCAACTGAGAACACATCGCGAGCGCCGATTCGTTGGTCCGCAGGTTGTTCGGCAAAATATCTGGAGCCTCTGCGGCCACAAAGTACAGCGAGCATTGCGACGCACGCGGGCACCGCGCTCAGCGCGAGCGCGCCCGGAGACACAGCAAAATAAAACGCAATAGCGACGATGGCGGTCGTCATATACAGCGCACGCCCCCAGCGTTTGCGCCTCATCATAAGTAATCCGGCAACTATCTGAATCAACGAACATAGCGCTGCTACTAACCACGCCGCACGTTCCGATGAAGTGTAGAGATTGTTCAGCTCTCGCCATCCGATCGAACGGTAGCTGATCAATGCAAGAATGCTCGATACCGATTGAAGTATCAGTACGTAGATTGCGATGCGCACGCTGGTGTGACGTTGTTGCATGAATTCTTTCTTAGCGAAAAGACGAATTATCGGCGTCGCGATTTCTGATTGCGCCGTCGTGATGTGATGCGCCATCGTTTAAAAATCACCCGTTTAGCCGTCGATGGCGTGAATCGCATTACGGCCCGCGTTTTGTCAAACCCTCGTTAACCTCTGGCACAGGACATTTCGGCGCGAAGCGTGTTTCGACCGGTTCATCCAGTCCATTCCCGTCGATATGGCGAACCTCGATCGCGCATCCGCGTGAATGGCGACTGTTTCCTTCGAAGCCGAGATACACGTCGTAGTCTTGTCCGGCAACCGGCGTGAACATTCTGTCTTGCGCCGTGCATGACCACGAGTACCCACCGTACTTACTGCTTCCCGAATCGCCTGCGGTTCGCATCGAAAGCGTGACCGGACGCCCATAGGGGACGATGTATTCGCGAATCATGTCCTTGAAATGCAGACCCTCTACACGCATCCCCGGCCTCGGACTTTGCGGCATGCCGATCACGATGCTGCGTGACGAGTATTTGTAGCGCGCGAGGAAACCGTCATCGACGTCGATGCGGTCGGGATCGTTCTGCAATCTGCTTGTGGCGCAACTGCCCAGTCTGAATGAGGCGTTCTGCATGTCGTTTCCGGTGAGGATACGGATGCGTGCAGAAACGGTTGGGTCGTAGGTGGGCGTTTCGATTGTTACATGGTGAGTCGGGGAGCATGCGCTTAGGAGCATCACGCAACTGGCAGCGTATGGCAAAAGAACACGATGTGCTTTGGAAATATTCATGTTTCTATTAGACGACGGAAACCTTATTGCAAAACACGCTTACCGTGAATCCACTCGATACTTCCGTAAGGCGCTAGCTGGTTGAGCTGCTGCAACATTGCAAGGCCACCATTCGAGTTATGCCGGACAAACTTGGCGTATGCACCGCCATAGAAAAGCGCTTCGCCAAAGGCCTCTTGCTGGTCGGCTCCTCTCATCTTCCCGATGACCACCGCAACGTCATGCACGCTGTCCTGGCCTTGCCACATTCGAAGCAACGGACCATATTGAGTCTGATCATGGGAAGCGTAGTACTGCGCTTGTTTATCGAGTTCGGCATTCGCTATGGAAGTGTCGTTAGCTCGTGCCATGATGTAGCGGTACACCAGACTCCTGTAGGCATAGAAGCTCGGCCCTTCAAGCAGAGCATTGGCATCCGCGAGGTCATTGACGGCCTCTTGCCATCGTTGCAACTCGATATTCGCAAACGTGGCGGCGATAAACCCGTCAGTGAATATGCCTAAAGCCGCGGCGCGTTCATTTGGAGGTTTACTCGCGGCAAACTCTCGCGTCCTCGCGATCTCCGGATCCAAGGTCTTCAACGCCGCCTGCGGGTCGCCCAGCGAGTACAAGATTTCGGCCTTTGTCGCGATCCATGCTCCTTGCCTTGATGGATCGACTAGCGTCATGGCTTGGTCAATTACGACTAGCGCCTCTTGCGAGCGGCCCAACGAGTCGAGCGCTGCGGCTTGCTGTTGCATGGCCGATGCTCGCGCGGAGTTTGAGGTCGCCGCCTTTTCTTTTTTTATAGCTTCGGTAAGAGCTTGCTCATGCTGGATTTTCAGGTAGTTCGGGACTGATGTGGGCCGGCTGTCGGACTTACTCTGTGATGCAACTGGGGCCCGTGTATTGGAACATCCAACAATTGTGCAGACCAACGTTGTTGCAACGATGAATGTGCGGAGGTGGATTGTATTCATTGATTCTTCGGTCCGAAATCTTTGTATCTATTTCAAGGTTGCTATCTTCGTTGCGAGCTGCTGCCTGCATGACAGCGCCAATAGTCCGTCGCCACCGTCACAACATGGGCGCGTCCAAGATTTACTCACCTTGAATGCTCGACGCTCACCCAGTTTGCTATGTCGTCTACCACGTGCTTCAGCCATGCCCAGAAGTCACTGAACCCCTTCGAGAGCTCATAGCCATTTCCAGTCCATCCGTGAATCAGTGCGACCCCTTGAACTGCCTTGTCTCCTGCAACTACGAAGCATGCAAGATCGTCGCAGTCCTGCCTCTTTGCGAACGCGAATAGTCGCTTATCAGTAACCCCAGGCCACCGGTCCGACGCCCAAAAGGTTTGTTGCATGGGTAGGTAATGCCATGGTTGTAGTTGGGTAAAAGGCTCGTACCCAACGAGCGCTTTATCTAGCAGCCATTGATATCCAGAAGGCAACGCCAGCTTTGCCGGTGAATTCACGATGAGCCTCCATTTTGGCGAACAGCTAGCTTGAGCGGCACCGTCGTATCCCTTGTGGTATTGGCGGCCATCGATCCGCGCCTCGATACGCCGCGCGGCTCCTTCCGACATCGATGCGCGTCCGAAGCACGGTCGTCTATTGATTACTGCACGCAACTCCTGCGTGTACGCAAGCTATAGGACATCGCGAATCTGTACACCCATTGTGGCGAACCGCCGGAAGTATCTGTGGACGGGATTTCGTTGATCCTTGCAAGCATTCCATCTTTGCAAAGCAAATAACTGTGCTCCGTTGTCGCGTCATTTATTTTCCAACCCCTTTCTAGCAGTATCCTTTGGTACTGGTCGGCTAGACCCGGTGTCCAAGATGCCCCCTCTATGTTTACAATCATCAACGCACCACCAAATTTCGGATTCGAATACTTGGAATAGACGCTTCCGCCAGCAGTCAAAGCGTCGTCCATATCTTTTTTCATCGACAGCAAATGGCTTTCACTATCGACTTTTGACGGATTCGCCACGCCCGCGATAATCATTACTGTGATACCGAAGGCTACTACCAGGCAAAACAACACTGACCTGATATCCGATAACCTTGAATTCGCATCCTATTGGTCGACACCAAATCTCTTAAGAAAACTCTTTTCGATATTTGCGTAACGCGCCTCTATCTGTTTCGGAAATTCAACGAATTCCTCTTGATTATCTTTAAGAAAATCGACCAAATCCTCTGTGCAAATTCTCGCGTATTCATCCGTGATTTCGAAGCTTCGCCGCTTTTCATCGTCGGTGTCCGTTAATTCACGTAGAAGCCTCCTCTTTCTATCCAGGCGCTCTGGATCGATTAGCTCCTCGAGAAGTGAAACATCAAACACCTTACCGCTGTTATCTAGCACTGCGACCGAAATGATGGGTTCGATCGAACTCTCGATTAAAAATCTGACTGTCATCACATTATTTGACGCTTCGATCACATAGGTGTCGTTGCGGCTGATCGCAAACGGGGGCCCGGGCAATGCTCCAAGAGCGCGCTGAACGTGAGATAAATACGGTTCGATCATAGTGTTATCGCCGAGTCATCATTCCTGAAACGCTATCATATGAGTACCCATTCTTCTGCAGATACTGCATCTCGCGCCCAAAACCCGTCAGGCTTCCATCCGGTCTCACTAACACATCCGGGGTTGGCTTCGTCGCAATAAATATGTTGTCACCACGCTGAATGGCTTGATCAAGAAACGGCATGTTGACCTCGCCCCAAAACTGATCAGGCGTCTTGTACATATTGTCAGGAACATTAAGTACATTAAATCCACCCGGTTTCGCGTCAAAATTCGTTGTCTTCGGATAACCAAGCTGCTCATTAATAACGTTATTCATGTCTAACGCAAAGCTACCAAGAACCGTTGTAGTCTTGTTAGGGTCCACAGTCACGACGATACCACTAGGCGAGCCAATAGGATCCAGACTTGGACTACCGTCTCGGTAAAAGTTATTAGTGATTTTTGCTTCTTGTGTCGCCGCACTCCCTCCGCTCGCCGTCGGAACGCCTTGACTTGTAAGCGTAGTACCCGCTGCCGCGCCAAGATTGATCGCTCCATAAGCAAGAGCAGCCGCCTGCGGACTCAATCCAAGTGACTGCAAAACCTGCTCACCATACGTCGACGTGACGTTGCCGCTCAGCATCTGCGCGAATCCGGCATTCGAATAGTCCAGACTCGTAGTGGCAACTGCCGCCCCAAGGCTACAGGCAATAACCGTCGGGCACGCGACACTAATCGCCCCCGCAGCGGCTGCAGCACCGGTAACACCTTGCACGGCGCCAACCGCACGGACAGGAACCTGGTTCCTGTCCGACCAGTCGCCGAACGCATCGGCTACACCGTATCCATCGAAGGCTCCGGCTTTTACGAGCGTGCTTTGTTCAGC
The genomic region above belongs to Paraburkholderia edwinii and contains:
- a CDS encoding tetratricopeptide repeat protein — translated: MNFNHPFKAMHRSTIYRFVSQSVAISFVLCSAVGTRFAHADVESAERALLEYRVADAATELRSLASAGDPRAQADLGTMMMYGVGMPRDTAGAFTLFKRAADVGAEEGEIGLASWYMFGQTDREKYPNAVAVFRKYAERGQPLAQAGLGVLYTWGLGVPRDNAQAMHWLSLAADKDATAANNLGSMYLNGTGVSRDAAQALKFFEKARALGAVTAENNIGAVYESGAPGVPIDYDRALLHYRKAADANVPYGYTNLGRCYERGYGVAINESIALGWFRKAADAGEPNAFAELAGLLYKGIDGKPDYKAAMDWYRRAAALGIAVGESGVGFLYERGAGVEKNTTTAYVWYRKAAEHGNPDAQVKTGRMLLLGEGVARNDREGLDWIRFAAERGSANAQALYGSLYQHGTRVPKDYVLAARWLKPAAIAGVSDAQFELGWAYMTGSGVQKDLRRGYAWETLSATRGYEFAKKTLPQNAVYLTRDQIRQAKAAAASWRVGKDIELAPEPPGYVGLGVFNVNAPFLPGN
- a CDS encoding ShlB/FhaC/HecB family hemolysin secretion/activation protein; translation: MLSAGLTVVSVGAFAQTPPPPPDLANAARSTVQPQQLIDQQREAAERERTLNAPTVRSTAPSAEPYPKLPIEHPCFEVKSFALDVPPTLPDEVRAQGASALPQDRFAFAREWLDHYSGQCIGKQGVELIVKGLSQRILNRGYVTTRVLIPEQDLAQGTLHLSLIPGVIRELRYADPNTRGTWKSAFPARGGDVLNLRDLEQGLEQMKRVPSQDVDMKIEPANVPSESDVVISVKRTKPWTVVASVDNSGQRATGKLQGNLSLGIDNPLGLNDLFNIGANQDLEFGDKGLGSHGFNSFYSVPWGYWTATVSGNANTYYQQIAGVNQTFVSSGNQQTLGAKLQRVLSRTQNDVFGVEFQLTKRWGASFIDDTEIEQQRRDNTFVEAGVTDRHYFGAAQFDGTLAYRQGIGWLGATPDTSPEGGPTYRYHMAVLDANLSVPFSVASQNLRYVTTVHGQYTNDLLFYIDDLAIGSRYTVRGFDGETMLAAERGFYWRNELQVPIAQTGQSLYVGLDYGHLYGPSTEFLAGTQLAGAVIGVRGSVQTRFGAYAYDLFAGTPVYKPKDFDTARVTFGFQLTAQF